One Halorientalis litorea DNA segment encodes these proteins:
- a CDS encoding DegT/DnrJ/EryC1/StrS family aminotransferase, translating into MSQGKIPIADVELTDEEIAAAVEVLESGYLVFGPNGEEFEERFADHVGADHAIAVSSGTAALHIVYHAMLEADDEVLVPSFSHISTASMLPMVGCTPVFCDVDPDTYTIDVEDARERITPDTEAIVPVHLYGNACDVDGVVELAREHDLKIVWDAAQAHGTEYDGVDIGSIPDAVTYSFYPTKNMFTGEGGMITTSDPDLAEQCRLLRAHWQTDKYYHPDLGFNYRMSDMEAAIGLEQLKKLDDMVDQRRENAAYLTDHLSDVDGVKTPRVEPEVNHSYHLYTVALDPAAFDIGRDAFIDELDERGVGASVHYPRPLHEQPAFRDRLGEKELPVAEEMADRVLSIPVYPGLDTDELATVADAVADVAAEHRV; encoded by the coding sequence ATGAGTCAAGGAAAGATACCGATCGCAGACGTAGAACTCACCGACGAAGAGATAGCCGCCGCCGTGGAGGTGCTGGAGTCGGGCTATCTCGTCTTCGGCCCGAACGGCGAGGAGTTCGAGGAACGGTTCGCGGACCACGTCGGTGCCGACCACGCTATCGCAGTGAGTTCCGGTACAGCCGCGCTCCACATCGTCTACCACGCGATGCTGGAGGCGGACGACGAAGTGCTGGTCCCCTCGTTCAGCCACATCTCGACAGCCAGCATGCTGCCGATGGTGGGCTGTACACCGGTGTTCTGTGACGTCGACCCCGACACCTACACCATCGACGTGGAAGATGCCCGTGAACGGATTACCCCCGACACCGAGGCCATCGTGCCGGTACATCTCTACGGGAACGCCTGCGACGTCGACGGTGTCGTCGAACTGGCCAGAGAACACGACCTCAAAATCGTCTGGGACGCGGCACAGGCCCACGGGACGGAGTACGACGGCGTCGACATCGGCAGCATCCCCGACGCGGTGACGTACTCGTTTTACCCGACCAAGAACATGTTTACCGGCGAGGGCGGGATGATAACCACGTCGGACCCGGACCTCGCGGAGCAGTGTCGGCTCCTCCGTGCCCACTGGCAGACGGACAAGTACTACCACCCCGACCTCGGCTTCAACTACCGGATGAGCGATATGGAGGCGGCCATCGGGCTGGAACAACTGAAGAAACTCGACGACATGGTCGACCAGCGACGGGAGAACGCCGCCTACCTGACCGACCACCTCTCGGACGTCGACGGCGTCAAGACACCCCGTGTCGAACCGGAGGTGAACCACTCGTATCACCTCTACACCGTCGCACTCGACCCGGCAGCGTTCGACATCGGACGCGACGCGTTCATCGACGAACTGGACGAGCGTGGCGTCGGAGCATCGGTGCACTACCCCCGGCCGCTCCACGAACAGCCGGCCTTCCGTGACCGGTTGGGTGAGAAAGAGTTGCCCGTCGCCGAAGAGATGGCCGACCGCGTCCTCTCGATTCCGGTGTATCCCGGCCTCGATACGGACGAACTGGCGACGGTTGCCGACGCCGTCGCCGACGTCGCCGCCGAACACCGAGTCTGA
- a CDS encoding glycosyltransferase family 4 protein yields MSDARVLLFSHHFPTPDQPGAARPWEFADALADSGNDVTVVTSATHYMESEFDTEADGLWSANSVGGFEVVRVRSLDQYRGGLATRLLNYALYSLLAFVYVATDRDADAVVAGTPPPIHLPVVYLLSLVAGARFVLDVRDLYPETAVALGVVQHRAVEWAYRRYERGFWRLADRLVVPSEPMVDVLADAGVPRERIEVIHNAYNSAGTAADGVESPAVPEWDEEFVVVYAGGMGYAPDIPTLLDAAARLQGRGYRFVFLGDGERKAEYEARCAREGLDNCTFLPAVPRRDVGAYLARADACLHALTDCDVWELALPNKVFEYMRHGKPVVFAGGGATADLLDDADCGIAVAPGDCEAVAAALERLSAADELRADMATAATDYMTETHPRERLVASLDAVIA; encoded by the coding sequence ATGAGCGACGCTCGGGTGTTGCTGTTCTCACACCACTTCCCGACCCCGGACCAACCGGGTGCGGCCCGGCCGTGGGAGTTCGCGGACGCGCTCGCCGACAGTGGGAACGACGTGACCGTCGTGACCTCCGCCACACACTACATGGAGTCGGAGTTCGACACAGAGGCGGACGGCCTCTGGTCGGCCAACTCAGTCGGCGGTTTCGAGGTGGTGCGCGTCCGGAGTCTCGACCAGTACCGCGGCGGGTTGGCGACGCGACTGCTCAACTACGCGCTGTACTCGCTCCTCGCGTTCGTGTACGTCGCCACCGACCGGGACGCCGACGCCGTCGTCGCTGGGACGCCACCGCCGATTCACCTCCCGGTCGTGTACCTGCTCTCGCTCGTGGCCGGCGCGCGGTTCGTCCTCGACGTGCGCGACCTCTACCCCGAGACGGCGGTCGCACTCGGCGTCGTACAACACCGGGCGGTCGAGTGGGCGTACCGACGGTACGAGCGCGGCTTCTGGCGGTTGGCCGACAGGCTCGTCGTCCCGAGCGAGCCGATGGTCGACGTACTCGCCGACGCGGGCGTCCCCCGAGAGCGAATCGAAGTCATCCACAACGCGTACAACAGCGCGGGGACGGCAGCCGACGGTGTGGAGTCGCCGGCAGTCCCCGAGTGGGACGAGGAGTTCGTCGTCGTCTACGCCGGCGGGATGGGGTACGCGCCCGACATCCCGACGCTGCTGGACGCCGCGGCGCGACTGCAGGGTCGGGGCTACCGGTTCGTCTTCCTCGGCGACGGCGAGCGCAAGGCCGAGTACGAGGCCCGATGTGCGCGCGAGGGTCTAGACAACTGTACGTTCCTCCCGGCGGTCCCCCGGCGGGATGTCGGAGCGTATCTCGCACGCGCCGACGCGTGCCTCCACGCCCTCACAGACTGTGACGTGTGGGAACTCGCCTTGCCGAACAAGGTGTTCGAGTACATGCGACACGGGAAACCAGTCGTCTTCGCCGGTGGTGGGGCGACGGCTGACCTGCTCGACGACGCCGACTGTGGTATCGCCGTCGCCCCGGGGGACTGCGAGGCGGTGGCGGCGGCACTCGAACGGCTCTCGGCGGCGGACGAACTCAGGGCAGATATGGCGACTGCAGCGACAGACTACATGACCGAGACACACCCGCGCGAACGGCTGGTGGCGTCGCTCGACGCCGTGATAGCATGA
- a CDS encoding class I SAM-dependent methyltransferase: MRRVNDSIERALVGERRSPLAVYRELLRGVDAAAALHLGSGRDKHGVVADVTADDVVSLDPDHTALGLNENDRTLVGDGATLPFARDTFDLVFSEYVFEHLPAPWRTLDEIDRVLRPGGSVLVLVPNPRHYYARIADHTPFWFHEWWLKSQGHETTDVDTYPTAYNWGTMADIDRATTRYPWRVASLYSYPGPTGYTKHTPFHVCFTLLDKYVYDSRDRHVSFLVHYEREQ; the protein is encoded by the coding sequence ATGCGGCGGGTGAACGACAGCATCGAGCGCGCGCTCGTCGGGGAGCGGCGTTCTCCCCTCGCGGTGTACCGTGAACTGCTCCGGGGTGTCGACGCGGCCGCCGCCCTCCACCTCGGCAGTGGCCGGGACAAACACGGCGTCGTCGCGGACGTGACGGCCGACGACGTGGTGAGTCTCGACCCCGACCACACCGCGCTCGGCCTGAACGAGAACGACCGCACCCTCGTCGGTGACGGTGCGACTCTCCCGTTCGCACGCGACACGTTCGACCTCGTGTTTTCGGAGTACGTCTTCGAACACCTCCCGGCCCCGTGGCGAACGCTCGACGAAATCGACCGCGTCCTCCGTCCCGGCGGTTCGGTCCTCGTCCTCGTCCCGAATCCCCGCCACTACTACGCACGTATCGCCGACCACACGCCGTTCTGGTTTCACGAGTGGTGGCTCAAATCACAGGGCCACGAGACGACCGACGTGGACACCTACCCGACGGCGTACAACTGGGGGACGATGGCGGACATCGACCGCGCGACGACCCGGTACCCGTGGCGGGTAGCCTCGCTGTACAGTTACCCGGGACCGACCGGCTACACGAAACACACGCCGTTTCACGTCTGCTTCACGCTCCTCGACAAGTACGTCTACGACAGCAGGGACCGGCACGTCTCCTTTCTCGTCCACTACGAACGCGAACAGTAA
- the wecB gene encoding non-hydrolyzing UDP-N-acetylglucosamine 2-epimerase — MSDDPELKTLSKDDLTDTVGVVVGTRPSIVMFSPIIRELERRDQEFFVVHTGQHYSDNMDAQFFEDLNLPEPDYKFEHVKECTYHGEQTAEMLKGCEEVFLRERPRMVLVGGDANFNIAGALAARKLHIRIGHVEAGARSGDWRMPEEHNRVMLDHISEYLFTTNDGGRENLEADNVAGDIHMSGNPIVDAAVQNREIAREQSDALARFGLTEGEYALMTLHREENVDTEENLRDALHGVDAVTDQFDMPVLFLAHPRTQDRIEEFGMSEFVADIDGLNYTDAVGYLDFLRVLDSAAVTLTDSGGVQQESCILDVPCVTLRDTTEWEETLDIGANTLVGTDPERIVAGVERMLDTDAAWENPFGDDHAAERIVDAAQTAAAGEDDW; from the coding sequence ATGAGCGACGACCCGGAACTGAAGACATTATCGAAAGACGACCTGACCGACACCGTCGGCGTCGTCGTCGGGACGCGACCGAGCATCGTGATGTTCAGCCCCATCATCCGCGAACTCGAACGGCGGGACCAGGAGTTCTTCGTCGTCCACACCGGCCAGCACTACTCGGACAACATGGACGCCCAGTTCTTCGAGGACCTGAACCTCCCGGAACCGGACTACAAGTTCGAGCACGTCAAGGAGTGTACCTACCACGGCGAACAGACGGCCGAGATGCTGAAAGGCTGTGAGGAGGTCTTCCTGCGCGAACGGCCGCGGATGGTGCTGGTCGGCGGCGACGCGAACTTCAACATCGCGGGCGCGCTGGCCGCCCGAAAGCTCCACATCCGTATCGGCCACGTCGAGGCGGGCGCGCGGAGCGGCGACTGGCGGATGCCCGAGGAGCACAACCGCGTGATGCTCGACCACATCTCCGAGTACCTCTTCACCACGAACGACGGGGGACGCGAGAACCTCGAAGCCGACAACGTGGCGGGGGACATCCACATGTCCGGGAATCCGATAGTGGACGCGGCGGTGCAGAACCGCGAAATCGCGCGTGAGCAGTCCGACGCGCTCGCCCGCTTTGGGCTAACCGAGGGAGAGTACGCGCTGATGACGCTCCACCGCGAGGAGAACGTCGACACGGAGGAGAACCTCCGGGACGCGCTCCACGGCGTGGACGCGGTCACAGACCAGTTCGACATGCCCGTCCTGTTCCTCGCACACCCGCGGACACAGGACCGTATCGAGGAGTTCGGCATGTCCGAGTTCGTCGCCGACATCGACGGGCTGAACTACACGGACGCAGTCGGGTACCTCGACTTCCTCCGGGTACTCGACAGCGCGGCCGTCACACTCACCGACTCCGGCGGCGTCCAGCAGGAGAGTTGCATCCTCGACGTGCCGTGTGTCACGCTCCGGGATACGACCGAGTGGGAGGAGACGCTCGACATCGGTGCGAATACCCTCGTCGGAACCGACCCCGAACGCATCGTCGCGGGTGTCGAACGAATGCTCGACACGGATGCGGCGTGGGAGAACCCGTTCGGCGACGATCACGCCGCCGAACGCATCGTCGACGCGGCACAGACGGCGGCCGCGGGCGAAGACGACTGGTGA
- a CDS encoding ABC transporter permease — translation MTGLRDYPAELAERKDLLRFLVLSNLKSDYSDLVLGYLWWLLSPLLLIVSYYFLVAVIFQRGGENYPLFIGIGILAWRYFVVSINQSMGSIANGPSVIYEIDFPKAVLPMANVASNLVYFVLGMGVVFVLLMVAGIMPTPLVAFVPVIMAIQVVLTLGVSIILALVAVYLEDIQNVMRFATRGLFFVSPALYPVTRIPEQFRDLYMLNPFATLFTSYRDVMLYGEMPPLGYLAFTFVVSVLVLVVGFAVFIRYESDIVKKV, via the coding sequence ATGACGGGACTCCGTGACTACCCCGCGGAACTGGCAGAGCGCAAGGACCTCCTCCGGTTTCTCGTCCTCTCGAACCTGAAATCCGACTACAGCGACCTCGTGTTGGGGTATCTGTGGTGGTTGCTCAGTCCCCTCCTGCTCATCGTGTCGTACTACTTTCTCGTCGCCGTCATCTTCCAGCGTGGCGGGGAGAACTACCCGCTGTTCATCGGCATCGGCATCCTCGCGTGGCGGTACTTCGTCGTCAGCATCAACCAGTCGATGGGGTCCATCGCCAACGGGCCGAGCGTCATCTACGAGATAGACTTCCCGAAGGCGGTTCTGCCGATGGCTAACGTCGCCTCCAACCTCGTGTACTTCGTACTCGGAATGGGCGTCGTGTTCGTGCTGCTCATGGTGGCCGGAATCATGCCGACGCCGCTGGTGGCGTTCGTGCCGGTCATCATGGCCATACAGGTGGTGCTCACTCTCGGCGTGAGCATCATCCTCGCACTGGTCGCGGTGTACCTCGAAGACATACAGAACGTGATGCGGTTCGCGACGCGGGGGTTGTTCTTCGTCTCACCGGCACTGTATCCCGTCACCCGCATCCCGGAACAGTTCCGTGACCTCTACATGCTGAACCCGTTCGCCACCCTGTTCACGAGTTACCGGGACGTGATGCTGTACGGGGAGATGCCGCCGCTGGGCTACCTCGCGTTCACCTTCGTCGTCTCGGTGCTGGTGCTCGTGGTCGGGTTCGCCGTGTTCATCCGGTACGAGAGCGATATCGTGAAGAAAGTGTGA
- a CDS encoding glycosyltransferase — protein sequence MGEHGDSVVVFNHVGRLAPRVRQELRTLSDVGADVTVFHWGRGESTAGGGDPWTDHRLDTDAPVGWLGAMLYLPWLYARLLAVAWRRDADVVHLTHLMFLPLAPVLAYGVGLSVVYDSYEFHALDLSLRFPAPVRPLVEGTVRVVEDTLVRTVDCVLTIDSVGGHLARRYRRVCHNVAVLYNVPAVAGSDGPPEGVSDRDDGDGYRLVYVGGISVEKGALRAVETARVLREAGYPVTLQFVGTIHGDESWFHEAVRDAGVADAVTHTAWLPYEEMLARIADADVALALHQPTERFRRVSTGNGRKFFTYMEAGLPVVGPAFGEVGDAVSAAECGRLVDTTDTAAVAGAVGDFLDDPELRAELGASGRRAVESRFNWGAERRKLITAYEQVTNIE from the coding sequence GTGGGCGAACACGGAGACTCCGTCGTCGTGTTCAACCACGTCGGCAGACTCGCGCCACGCGTCAGACAGGAACTCCGAACGCTCAGCGACGTGGGGGCCGACGTGACCGTGTTCCACTGGGGGCGCGGGGAATCGACGGCGGGCGGCGGCGACCCGTGGACCGACCACCGACTCGACACCGACGCGCCGGTCGGGTGGCTCGGTGCCATGCTGTACCTCCCGTGGCTGTACGCCCGGTTGTTGGCCGTGGCGTGGCGTCGAGACGCGGACGTGGTCCATCTCACTCACCTCATGTTCCTGCCGCTCGCGCCCGTTCTCGCCTACGGCGTCGGTCTCTCGGTGGTGTACGACAGCTACGAGTTCCACGCGCTCGACCTCTCGCTTCGCTTCCCCGCCCCGGTCCGCCCGCTCGTCGAGGGTACGGTCAGAGTCGTCGAAGACACACTCGTTCGGACAGTCGACTGCGTTCTCACTATCGACTCCGTGGGCGGCCACCTCGCCCGACGGTACCGGCGAGTCTGTCACAACGTCGCCGTCCTCTACAACGTTCCGGCAGTGGCGGGTAGCGATGGGCCGCCGGAGGGGGTGTCGGACCGCGACGACGGCGACGGATATCGGCTCGTGTACGTCGGCGGCATCTCCGTCGAGAAGGGCGCGCTACGTGCCGTCGAGACGGCGCGTGTCCTCCGCGAGGCGGGCTATCCGGTCACACTCCAGTTCGTCGGAACGATTCACGGCGACGAGTCGTGGTTCCACGAGGCCGTCCGTGACGCTGGCGTGGCCGACGCAGTCACGCACACGGCGTGGCTCCCGTACGAGGAGATGTTGGCCCGCATCGCGGACGCGGACGTGGCACTGGCACTGCACCAACCGACCGAGCGGTTCCGTCGCGTCTCGACCGGAAACGGACGGAAGTTCTTCACCTACATGGAGGCGGGCCTCCCGGTCGTCGGTCCCGCCTTCGGCGAAGTCGGCGACGCTGTCAGTGCGGCCGAGTGCGGCCGGCTGGTCGATACGACGGACACGGCGGCGGTAGCCGGTGCCGTCGGAGACTTCCTCGACGACCCAGAACTGCGGGCGGAGTTGGGAGCGAGCGGACGGCGGGCTGTCGAGTCGCGGTTCAATTGGGGCGCGGAAAGAAGAAAGCTGATAACGGCCTACGAGCAGGTGACGAACATAGAATGA
- a CDS encoding Gfo/Idh/MocA family protein: MSEVSVGVLGCGKIAGKHLDSYQKIDGFDITVTDIQPDKAREAASKYDVAWERDPEKVLRDPDIDAIDVCVPVTAHKDVIETALREGKDVFCEKPLAQTAEDAAEIRGFADETGNMVMVGYLYRFHPAFELAQEALSDGVIGDPHYAIFRVGGRGSHRAWKHKSDTGGGAANEMLVHMLDLMVWWFGAPAETEGLWTDTILPERDIGGETVEADAEDLVVLRARAEDDTEILCESDLVSPSYMNSIEIHGENGSIITSILDQFPTSIYCNEPTGIYDRGHNYHDFSRVDLFKKELEYFKDCVTAESDPELNTLDDAIEVRRIIDSTL, encoded by the coding sequence ATGAGCGAAGTTAGCGTCGGTGTCCTCGGCTGTGGCAAAATCGCGGGGAAACACCTCGATTCGTACCAGAAGATAGACGGGTTCGATATCACAGTCACCGACATTCAACCCGACAAGGCACGCGAGGCGGCGTCCAAGTACGACGTGGCGTGGGAGCGCGACCCGGAGAAAGTCCTCCGGGACCCGGACATCGACGCTATCGACGTCTGCGTGCCGGTCACCGCACACAAGGACGTCATCGAAACCGCCCTCCGGGAAGGCAAGGACGTGTTCTGTGAGAAGCCACTCGCACAGACAGCCGAGGATGCGGCGGAGATTCGGGGGTTCGCCGACGAGACGGGGAACATGGTCATGGTGGGCTACCTCTATCGGTTCCACCCGGCCTTCGAGCTCGCACAGGAGGCACTCTCGGACGGTGTCATCGGAGACCCCCACTACGCGATTTTCCGTGTCGGGGGCCGCGGGTCACACCGTGCGTGGAAACACAAGTCCGACACCGGCGGCGGCGCGGCGAACGAGATGCTCGTCCACATGCTCGACCTGATGGTCTGGTGGTTCGGCGCGCCAGCCGAAACCGAGGGGCTGTGGACCGACACGATTCTTCCGGAGCGCGACATCGGCGGCGAGACCGTCGAGGCCGACGCCGAGGACCTCGTCGTGTTGCGGGCACGCGCCGAGGACGACACGGAAATCCTCTGCGAGAGCGACCTCGTCAGCCCGTCGTACATGAACTCTATCGAGATTCACGGGGAGAACGGGTCGATAATAACGTCGATTCTCGACCAGTTCCCGACATCTATCTACTGCAACGAGCCGACCGGTATCTACGACCGTGGCCACAACTACCACGACTTCTCCCGCGTCGACCTGTTCAAAAAGGAGCTGGAGTACTTCAAAGACTGTGTCACCGCGGAGAGCGACCCGGAGCTGAACACGCTCGACGACGCCATCGAAGTTCGCCGCATCATCGATTCGACCCTGTGA
- a CDS encoding sugar transferase, which produces MNSSWRYRVASVLGVVLASVFAVAVAAAPPVQAAFSLLPVVGDLPFDNPRGAEFAIEATTTAVVLVAALFPMYKSRPRRILDVAMLTARRTCLALVALAAIGYFDYDYRLSRATLLVAGGVLLVTLPAWFVAIRQRPRVGGETTIIIGDDSGTMADILEAVEGEVLGYVAPPSAYFGDESPRVGTAEVADGGRPSELDELVCLGGLSRLDEVLVEHDIDTAVLAFARPDRAEFFGALDTCYEHGVAAKIHREHADVVLTRNVAGGELVDIDLEPWDPLDHVIKRAFDVVFAGVGLVVLSPVILVLALLIKADDGGPILYAQERTASFGDTFTIYKFRSMTPDVERESGPRLSDEGAGRRDPRVTDVGRVIRRTHLDEIPQLWSILVGDMSVVGPRPERPVLDDDIETGTSQWRSRWFVKPGLTGLAQIHDATSHDPEEKLRYDVEYIRRQSFWFDVKIVVRQVWYVFEDVVSFVRGG; this is translated from the coding sequence GTGAATAGCAGTTGGCGGTACAGAGTCGCGAGCGTACTCGGGGTCGTTCTCGCCTCGGTCTTTGCCGTCGCCGTCGCGGCCGCCCCGCCGGTGCAGGCCGCGTTCAGTCTGCTTCCGGTCGTCGGCGACCTGCCGTTCGACAACCCGCGAGGGGCCGAGTTCGCCATCGAGGCCACCACGACGGCCGTGGTGCTCGTCGCGGCACTGTTCCCGATGTACAAGTCGCGGCCGCGGCGAATCCTCGACGTGGCGATGCTGACCGCCCGGCGGACCTGCCTCGCGCTGGTCGCGCTCGCCGCCATCGGTTACTTCGACTACGACTACCGGCTGTCACGAGCGACCCTGTTGGTCGCTGGCGGCGTCCTCCTCGTGACCCTCCCCGCGTGGTTCGTCGCCATCCGGCAACGGCCGCGGGTCGGCGGCGAGACGACGATAATCATCGGCGACGACTCGGGGACGATGGCCGACATCCTCGAAGCCGTCGAGGGAGAGGTCCTCGGCTACGTCGCACCGCCGTCGGCGTACTTCGGTGACGAGTCCCCGCGGGTCGGCACCGCGGAGGTGGCCGACGGCGGACGGCCGTCAGAACTCGACGAACTGGTGTGTCTCGGTGGCCTCTCCCGACTCGACGAGGTTCTCGTCGAACACGACATCGACACGGCCGTCCTCGCGTTCGCGCGGCCCGACCGAGCGGAGTTCTTCGGCGCGCTGGACACGTGCTACGAACACGGTGTCGCGGCGAAGATTCACCGCGAACACGCGGATGTCGTCCTCACCCGGAACGTCGCGGGTGGCGAACTGGTCGACATCGACCTCGAACCGTGGGACCCCCTCGACCACGTCATCAAGCGCGCGTTCGACGTGGTGTTCGCGGGGGTCGGACTGGTCGTCCTCTCGCCGGTCATCCTCGTCCTCGCACTCCTCATCAAGGCAGACGACGGTGGGCCGATACTGTACGCACAGGAGCGAACGGCGTCGTTCGGCGACACGTTCACCATCTACAAGTTCCGGAGTATGACGCCGGATGTCGAACGCGAGAGCGGTCCCCGCCTCAGCGACGAAGGGGCCGGGCGACGCGACCCACGGGTGACCGACGTGGGACGCGTCATTCGCCGGACGCACCTCGACGAGATTCCGCAGTTGTGGTCCATCCTCGTCGGCGACATGAGCGTCGTCGGCCCACGCCCCGAGCGTCCGGTCCTCGACGACGACATCGAGACGGGCACCAGCCAGTGGCGGAGCCGGTGGTTCGTCAAACCCGGGTTGACGGGGCTGGCACAGATTCACGACGCGACCAGTCACGACCCCGAAGAGAAACTCCGTTACGACGTGGAGTACATCCGCCGCCAGTCGTTCTGGTTCGACGTGAAAATCGTCGTCCGACAGGTGTGGTACGTGTTCGAAGACGTGGTTTCGTTCGTCCGTGGTGGGTGA
- a CDS encoding ABC transporter ATP-binding protein: protein MSTIDISGLGIKFDISQSNLSVRRLFGRVFPFVDVETDTTDTYWALRDVSLTVDEGETLGIIGGNGAGKTTLLRTIAGVFEPDEGDIETNGNVSPLMSLGIGFDPSLSGRHNIYLNAAYLGLSKAETEQLVPEIIEFAELEEFIDRPVRTYSSGMKVRLGFAIATNIDPDILLLDEVMSVGDADFQEKSQRRMDEMLEQSRVIVIASHSMSFVTDNCDKAVYLEDGRVAATGNPETVVEAYTG, encoded by the coding sequence ATGAGCACCATCGACATATCGGGACTGGGCATCAAATTCGACATCTCACAGTCGAATCTGTCGGTGCGTCGGCTCTTCGGGCGTGTGTTCCCGTTCGTCGACGTCGAGACGGACACGACGGATACGTACTGGGCACTCCGGGACGTCTCGCTAACCGTCGATGAGGGCGAGACGCTGGGCATCATCGGCGGGAACGGCGCGGGCAAGACGACGCTCCTCCGAACCATCGCTGGCGTGTTCGAACCGGACGAAGGCGACATCGAGACGAACGGCAACGTCTCACCGCTCATGTCGTTGGGCATCGGCTTCGACCCGAGCCTGAGTGGGCGACACAACATCTACCTCAACGCGGCGTATCTCGGCTTGAGCAAGGCCGAAACCGAACAATTGGTACCGGAGATTATCGAGTTCGCGGAACTGGAGGAGTTCATCGACCGCCCCGTCAGGACGTACTCCTCCGGAATGAAGGTCCGCCTCGGGTTCGCCATCGCAACCAACATCGACCCGGACATCCTCCTACTCGACGAAGTGATGAGCGTCGGCGACGCAGACTTTCAGGAGAAGTCCCAGCGGCGGATGGACGAGATGCTCGAACAGTCCCGCGTCATCGTCATCGCGTCACACAGTATGAGTTTCGTCACGGACAACTGCGACAAAGCGGTCTATCTGGAGGACGGACGCGTGGCGGCCACGGGTAACCCCGAAACAGTCGTGGAGGCGTACACCGGATGA